The Paracoccus sp. MA DNA segment AGCTCGACAAGACCGGCCGGGCGCCCTGGCTGGCCGAAGAGGTCGCGGTGCTTCTGAATCCCGAAACCTACATCACCCGTCCGGAAGAGGCGTGGGAGCGGGTGCGCACCCGCTCCGGCTCGCCGCGCTTCCTGGCCGTGGTGCGCGAACTCGCGCGCTTCCGCGAGACCTATGCGCAGGAACGCGACATTCCCCGCGCCCGGGTGTTCAAGGACGATGCGCTGATCGAGCTGGCCTCGACCAAGCCGTTGACCGAGGCCGATCTGGCCAAGTCGCGGCTGCTTCTGCGCGACGCGCGCCGGGGCGAGATCGCCAACGGCATCCTCGCCGCGGTCAAGGCGGGGGTCGAGGCCCGCGACCTGCCCAAGCCCGCGCCCGAGGAACCGGGCCGGCCAGGCAATGCGGCGCTGGCCGACCTTCTGCGCGTATTGCTGAAAGCCAAGGCCGATGCAGCGGGCGTGGCGCCGCGGCTGATCGCCTCGGCCGCCGATCTGGACGCCATCGCCTCGGGCGCGCGCGACCTGCCGGCGCTGCATGGCTGGCGGGCCGAGGTCTTCGGCCGCGACGCGCTGCGGCTGGCGACGGGCGAGATCGCGCTTTCCGCCCAGGGCGGTGCGGTCAAGGTGGTGCCCTGTCCCTAATCCTCGTCGCCGCCGGCCACTTCGCGGGCGGCGGGGCTGATCGCCACCCGGATCAGATACAGCACCACCATCGCCATGCCGGTGGCCATCAGTGCCAGCCGCAGGTCGCCGGTTCCGCAGCACAGCCCGATGGCGCCGCACAGCCACATCGAGGCGCCTGTGGTGATGCCGCGCACATTGCCCTTGTTGATGACGATCGAGCCCGCGGCCAGAAAGGCCACGCCCGCGGTCACCGCCTCGATCAGCCGCAAGGGGTCGGTGCGCTGCTGACTCTCGTTCTCCGGGGTGAAATTGACCAGTTCCATCGCCACCAGCGTGAAGCAGGCCGCCGCCAGCGCGATCAGCATATGCGTGCGCAGCCCGGCGGCGCGCGACTTGACCTCGCGCTCCCAGCCGATCACCCCGCCAAGCAGAACCGCCATGGTCAGCCGCAGGGCGACCACGCTGGCGGGCAGGCTCATGGGGCGCGAGAACTCGCCCGCCAGCATGTCCAGCATGTTGTCACTTTCGAGACGCTTTTTCCTCGATCCCCGAACGCCCCTCGC contains these protein-coding regions:
- the rnd gene encoding ribonuclease D — its product is MRTIATTAELAEFCELAKAQPYVTLDTEFLRERTYYSKLCLIQAALPPASAAKAAGGAAVLIDPLAEGLSLEPLYDLFRHKATVKVFHAARQDLEIFFHDAGVMPDPLFDTQIAAMVCGFGEQVGYETLVKKIARQPLDKSSRFTDWSHRPLSEAQAAYALADVTHLRAIYEFLSAQLDKTGRAPWLAEEVAVLLNPETYITRPEEAWERVRTRSGSPRFLAVVRELARFRETYAQERDIPRARVFKDDALIELASTKPLTEADLAKSRLLLRDARRGEIANGILAAVKAGVEARDLPKPAPEEPGRPGNAALADLLRVLLKAKADAAGVAPRLIASAADLDAIASGARDLPALHGWRAEVFGRDALRLATGEIALSAQGGAVKVVPCP
- a CDS encoding MgtC/SapB family protein, encoding MLDMLAGEFSRPMSLPASVVALRLTMAVLLGGVIGWEREVKSRAAGLRTHMLIALAAACFTLVAMELVNFTPENESQQRTDPLRLIEAVTAGVAFLAAGSIVINKGNVRGITTGASMWLCGAIGLCCGTGDLRLALMATGMAMVVLYLIRVAISPAAREVAGGDED